In Vanacampus margaritifer isolate UIUO_Vmar chromosome 9, RoL_Vmar_1.0, whole genome shotgun sequence, the following proteins share a genomic window:
- the LOC144058275 gene encoding frizzled-6-like: protein MMMLVWLGLLWLQRCSAHSLFTCEPIHVHRCMGLSYNMTFFPNMMEHYDQDVAASKIKPFMPLANLGCSPNVHHFLCEAFFPQCTEENTVLQPCREDCEAVMSDCQENIQIFGIIWPPELQCDKLDSCGFGDDYKLPATTPRSSTSAKRDLGFWCPLQLKSKPGHGASFLGAQDCAPPCSNMYFKPHDIEFAKTFIGVCSIICLGATLFTFLTFLIDVKRFRYPERPIIFYAVCYSFVSLIYFIGFLLGNSAACNKAVHPTGADTVVLGSQSKSCTLLFMLLYFFSIAGIVWWVILTITWFLAAGPKWSCEAIEKKAVWFHSVAWGIPGALTVMLLALNKVEGDNISGVCFVGLYDLEALRYFVIAPLCVGVIVGLFLILAGIISLNHVRQVIQHDERNQEKLKKFMIRIGVFSCLYLVPLVTLLACYTYEQSRRSTWENTWINDRCQEYSIPCSYKTTEQERPDLALFLVKYLMTLVVGISAVFWVSSKKTCSEWAYFFNRTRKSDPISESRRVLQESCEFFLKHNSRVQHKKKHYKSTSHKLKVVSKSMGTSTGATPTNPSIGAGTSLLENHGLHIQGSVREHMEKGTLSRSSRREDRERDGGERRSKGGSSSKVSCQSLHSRVPDARMTPKSEQSEVRPVQIAQQDSALSPSPSIDDSTHQQVFKVSEEKKDTKDSHC from the exons ATGATGATGTTGGTATGGTTGGGTCTGCTGTGGCTGCAACGCTGCAGTGCTCACAGCCTCTTCACCTGCGAGCCAATTCACGTTCATCGGTGTATGGGGCTGTCCTACAACATGACTTTCTTTCCCAACATGATGGAGCACTATGATCAGGATGTTGCAGCCAGTAAAATCAAG CCATTTATGCCCCTGGCAAATCTTGGCTGTTCCCCAAATGTCCACCACTTCCTGTGCGAGGCttttttcccacaatgcacTGAGGAGAATACAGTGCTACAGCCTTGCCGAGAAGACTGTGAGGCTGTAATGTCCGATTGTCAGGAGaacattcagatttttggaattATCTGGCCTCCTGAGCTACAGTGTGACAA ACTTGACTCATGTGGCTTTGGAGATGATTACAAGCTTCCTGCAACCACCCCAAGGAGCTCAACATCTGCTAAGAGGGACTTGGGCTTTTGGTGCCCACTGCAGTTGAAATCCAAACCTGGCCATGGCGCATCATTCCTGGGAGCTCAAGACTGTGCTCCACCTTGCTCCAATATGTATTTCAAACCCCACGACATTGAATTTGCCAAGACTTTTATTGGAGTTTGCTCCATCATTTGCTTGGGTGCCACTCTATTTACCTTCCTTACTTTTCTCATCGATGTCAAACGCTTTCGCTATCCCGAGCGTCCCATCATTTTCTATGCCGTTTGCTACAGCTTTGTCTCACTCATATACTTCATTGGCTTCCTGCTGGGCAACAGTGCAGCCTGTAACAAGGCAGTCCATCCTACTGGTGCGGACACTGTTGTCTTGGGCTCTCAAAGCAAAAGCTGCACTCTGCTTTTTATGCTTCTCTACTTCTTCTCAATCGCTGGAATTGTCTGGTGGGTCATACTCACCATCACCTGGTTCTTGGCAGCTGGACCCAAATGGAGTTGTGAAGCCATAGAGAAGAAAGCG GTGTGGTTCCACTCTGTTGCCTGGGGAATCCCCGGAGCGCTAACTGTCATGCTGCTAGCTCTGAACAAGGTTGAAGGGGACAACATTAGCGGGGTTTGCTTCGTGGGACTTTACGATCTGGAGGCCCTGCGCTACTTTGTCATCGCTCCCCTGTGTGTGGGCGTCATAGTCGGCCTCTTCCTCATTCTTGCCGGCATCATTTCTCTGAACCACGTGCGGCAAGTTATCCAGCATGATGAGCGCAACCAGGAGAAACTCAAGAAGTTCATGATCCGCATAGGTGTGTTCAGCTGCCTCTACTTGGTCCCACTGGTCACCCTGTTAGCATGCTACACCTATGAACAGAGTCGCCGCAGCACCTGGGAGAACACATGGATCAACGACCGCTGCCAAGAATACAGCATCCCTTGCTCATACAAG ACAACCGAGCAGGAGCGTCCTGACCTCGCTCTGTTCCTGGTAAAATACTTGATGACCCTGGTTGTTGGAATATCTGCAGTATTCTGGGTTAGTAGCAAAAAGACCTGCTCTGAGTGGGCCTACTTTTTCAACAGGACCCGCAAAAGCGA TCCCATCAGTGAGAGCCGCCGGGTGCTCCAGGAGTCCTGCGAGTTCTTCCTTAAGCATAACAGTCGTGTCCAGCACAAGAAGAAGCACTACAAGTCAACCTCGCACAAGCTCAAGGTCGTCTCAAAGTCGATGGGCACAAGCACCGGTGCCACACCAACCAATCCGTCCATAGGTGCAGGAACATCACTTCTGGAAAATCATGGGCTGCATATCCAGGGCTCTGTGAGGGAGCACATGGAAAAGGGCACTTTGAGCCGAAGCTCCAGACGTGAAGACAGGGAGCGAGACGGTGGAGAGAGACGGAGCAAAGGGGGGAGCTCCAGTAAAGTTAGCTGCCAATCTTTACACAGCAGAGTACCGGATGCAAG GATGACACCAAAGAGTGAGCAGTCGGAGGTCCGACCAGTGCAGA